The following are from one region of the Melaminivora suipulveris genome:
- a CDS encoding F0F1 ATP synthase subunit B: MSINATLFVQAIVFLILVWFTMKFVWPPIAKALDERAMKIADGLAAADRAKTELAAADQRVKQELAAASNETATRLADAERRAQAIIEEAKARASDEGNKIVAAARAEAEQQSVQAREALREQVAALAVKGAEQILRKEVNAGVHADLLNRLKTEL, from the coding sequence GTGAGCATCAACGCGACCCTGTTCGTTCAGGCCATCGTCTTTTTGATCCTGGTGTGGTTCACGATGAAGTTCGTGTGGCCCCCGATCGCCAAGGCGCTGGATGAGCGAGCCATGAAAATCGCCGATGGTCTCGCCGCTGCCGACCGTGCCAAGACCGAGCTTGCCGCCGCCGACCAGCGCGTCAAGCAGGAACTGGCCGCCGCCAGCAACGAAACCGCGACGCGCCTGGCTGACGCCGAGCGCCGCGCCCAGGCCATCATCGAAGAGGCCAAGGCGCGCGCCAGCGACGAAGGCAACAAGATCGTCGCCGCCGCCCGCGCGGAGGCCGAGCAGCAGAGCGTGCAGGCGCGCGAAGCCCTGCGCGAGCAGGTGGCGGCCCTGGCCGTCAAGGGCGCCGAGCAGATCCTGCGCAAGGAAGTCAACGCCGGCGTGCACGCCGATCTGTTGAACCGCCTGAAGACCGAGCTGTAA
- the atpE gene encoding F0F1 ATP synthase subunit C, with the protein MENILGLVALACGLIVGLGAIGASIGIALMGGKFLESSARQPELINELQTKMFILAGLIDAAFLIGVAIALLFAFANPFVLA; encoded by the coding sequence ATGGAAAACATTCTCGGCCTCGTCGCTCTGGCTTGTGGTTTGATCGTCGGCCTGGGCGCCATCGGCGCCTCGATCGGTATCGCCCTGATGGGTGGCAAGTTCCTGGAATCGTCGGCCCGCCAACCTGAGCTGATCAACGAACTGCAAACCAAGATGTTCATTCTGGCCGGTCTGATCGACGCGGCCTTCCTGATCGGCGTTGCCATCGCCCTGCTGTTCGCTTTCGCCAACCCGTTCGTCCTGGCTTAA
- the atpB gene encoding F0F1 ATP synthase subunit A gives MAADANAPTASEYIVHHLQHLQNVKQGFIIDMSVVNIDSVVTGVVLGVLMLLVFWSAARKATSGVPGRFQAAVEIMVEMVDNQAKASIHNAESRKFIAPLALTVFVWIFLMNAMDLLPVDLLPVMWQKATGDSHAFLRVVPTADLSTTLGLSGAVLLLCFYYSIKVKGLGGWIHELFTAPFGTSKNPVFAVILGIVNFAMQIIEYVAKTVSHGMRLFGNMYAGELVFLLIALMGGALAMSLSGVLLPVGHIIAGTIWAIFHILIITLQAFIFMMLALIYLGQAHDAH, from the coding sequence ATGGCCGCAGATGCGAACGCCCCGACTGCAAGTGAATACATCGTTCACCACCTGCAGCACCTGCAAAACGTCAAGCAGGGTTTCATCATCGACATGTCGGTGGTCAACATCGACTCCGTCGTCACCGGCGTCGTGCTGGGTGTGCTGATGCTGCTGGTCTTCTGGTCGGCCGCGCGCAAGGCGACTTCGGGCGTGCCGGGGCGCTTTCAGGCCGCCGTCGAGATCATGGTCGAGATGGTCGACAACCAGGCCAAGGCCAGCATCCACAACGCCGAGAGCCGCAAGTTCATCGCCCCGCTGGCGCTCACCGTGTTCGTCTGGATCTTCCTGATGAACGCCATGGACTTGCTGCCCGTCGATCTGTTGCCGGTGATGTGGCAAAAGGCCACCGGCGACAGCCACGCCTTCCTGCGCGTCGTGCCCACGGCCGACCTGTCCACCACGCTGGGCCTGTCGGGCGCCGTGCTGCTGCTGTGCTTTTACTACAGCATCAAGGTCAAGGGCCTGGGCGGCTGGATCCACGAGCTGTTCACCGCGCCCTTCGGTACCAGCAAGAACCCGGTTTTCGCAGTGATCCTGGGCATCGTGAACTTCGCCATGCAGATCATCGAATACGTCGCCAAGACCGTCTCTCACGGCATGCGACTGTTCGGCAACATGTACGCCGGCGAGCTGGTGTTCCTGCTGATCGCCCTGATGGGCGGTGCGCTGGCCATGTCGCTGTCGGGCGTGCTGCTGCCCGTGGGGCACATCATCGCCGGCACCATCTGGGCCATCTTCCACATCCTGATCATCACGTTGCAGGCCTTCATCTTCATGATGCTGGCGCTGATCTACCTCGGCCAGGCGCACGACGCGCACTGA
- a CDS encoding ATP synthase subunit I — protein MKPVDLQAETETEAEPDDFKALSAEEAAQWRQRHPTLSPWRIVAVQAAVCVLVALVAWAFGARMGWSAGYGGLAVVLPAALLARGMQRKRATAGAAMAALMGWELAKLALTVAMLAAAPRLVPGLSWLALLAGMVVVMKTYWIALVARPGVRKTV, from the coding sequence ATGAAGCCAGTGGACTTGCAGGCCGAAACTGAAACTGAGGCTGAGCCAGACGACTTCAAGGCCTTGAGTGCCGAAGAGGCCGCGCAGTGGCGCCAGCGCCATCCAACGCTTTCTCCCTGGCGCATCGTCGCCGTGCAGGCCGCGGTCTGCGTGCTGGTGGCGCTGGTGGCCTGGGCCTTTGGTGCCCGCATGGGCTGGTCAGCCGGCTACGGCGGACTGGCCGTGGTGCTGCCCGCGGCGCTGCTGGCGCGCGGCATGCAGCGCAAGCGCGCAACGGCCGGGGCGGCGATGGCGGCCCTGATGGGCTGGGAGTTGGCAAAGTTGGCTTTGACCGTCGCCATGCTGGCGGCGGCGCCCCGGCTGGTGCCGGGCCTGAGCTGGCTGGCACTGCTGGCCGGCATGGTGGTGGTGATGAAAACGTACTGGATCGCGCTAGTGGCGCGGCCCGGTGTTCGAAAAACTGTCTGA
- a CDS encoding YbeD family protein: MNTTSPPDGAAGADSRKDSLIEYPSRFPIKVMGAKTGELVPAIVALAHQFDPEFDEGTVELRESRAGNYQGVTVTITATSREQLDDLYRALTAHPLVKVVL, encoded by the coding sequence ATGAACACCACCTCTCCTCCTGACGGCGCGGCCGGCGCCGATTCGCGCAAGGATTCGCTTATCGAATACCCCTCGCGGTTCCCCATCAAGGTCATGGGCGCCAAGACGGGCGAGCTGGTGCCGGCCATCGTCGCGCTGGCACACCAGTTCGACCCTGAGTTCGACGAAGGCACGGTCGAGCTGCGCGAGAGCCGCGCCGGCAACTACCAGGGCGTCACGGTCACCATCACCGCCACCAGCCGCGAGCAGCTCGACGACCTGTACCGCGCGCTCACCGCGCATCCGCTGGTCAAGGTCGTGCTGTAA
- the lipB gene encoding lipoyl(octanoyl) transferase LipB: MQRFTAERTAASPDALWICEHEPVFTQGLAGKDDHILMPGDIPVVATNRGGQVTYHGPGQVVAYPLVDLQRAGYYVKEYVYRIEEAVIRTLMHFGVTGHRVAGAPGIYVRLEDPFGHAMLAQRPQLRRAGEALPEPDFTGLGKIAALGIKVSRHCTYHGVALNVAMDLEPFGRINPCGYAGLRTIDLSTIGVHAPWDEAAAVLGQQLAMRLSP; this comes from the coding sequence ATGCAGCGCTTCACCGCCGAGCGCACCGCTGCCTCGCCCGACGCGCTATGGATTTGCGAGCACGAGCCTGTGTTCACCCAAGGGCTGGCGGGCAAAGACGACCACATCCTTATGCCGGGCGATATTCCGGTGGTCGCCACCAACCGCGGCGGGCAGGTCACGTACCACGGCCCTGGGCAGGTCGTGGCCTATCCGCTCGTCGATTTGCAGCGCGCCGGCTACTACGTGAAGGAGTATGTCTACCGGATCGAAGAGGCCGTCATCCGCACCCTGATGCACTTCGGCGTGACCGGGCACCGCGTGGCCGGCGCCCCAGGCATCTACGTGCGGCTGGAAGACCCTTTCGGCCACGCCATGCTGGCGCAGCGCCCGCAGCTGCGCCGCGCGGGCGAGGCGCTGCCCGAGCCCGACTTCACCGGCCTGGGCAAGATCGCCGCTTTGGGCATCAAGGTTTCTCGCCACTGCACCTACCACGGCGTGGCGCTGAACGTGGCCATGGACCTGGAGCCGTTTGGCCGCATCAACCCTTGTGGTTATGCAGGGCTGCGCACCATCGATCTTTCTACAATCGGCGTCCACGCCCCCTGGGACGAGGCCGCAGCGGTGCTGGGACAGCAGCTGGCGATGCGCCTTTCGCCCTGA
- the lipA gene encoding lipoyl synthase: protein MSTTSTLSITRTANTSEVVREAQPHDAYNPSAKQKAGAKLARIPVKVEPGEILKKPEWIRVKAGSPTTRFYEIKSILREHKLHTVCEEASCPNIGECFGRGTATFMIMGDKCTRRCPFCDVGHGRPDPLDQDEPLNLARTIAALKLNYVVITSVDRDDLRDGGAGHFVECIRQVRALSPATRIEILTPDFRGRDDRALEILKAAPPDVMNHNLETAPRLYKQARPGSDYQFSLNLLKKFKELHPGVPTKSGLMVGLGETDEEILEVMRDMRAHGIDMLTIGQYLSPSGAHLPVRRYVHPDTFKMFEREAYAMGFSHAAVGAMVRSSYHADQQAHSAGV from the coding sequence ATGAGCACCACCAGCACCCTGAGCATCACCCGCACCGCCAATACTTCCGAAGTGGTGCGCGAGGCGCAACCGCACGATGCCTACAACCCCTCGGCCAAGCAAAAGGCCGGCGCCAAGCTGGCGCGCATCCCCGTCAAGGTCGAGCCGGGCGAAATCCTGAAAAAACCCGAGTGGATCCGCGTCAAGGCCGGCAGCCCGACCACGCGCTTCTACGAGATCAAGTCCATCCTGCGCGAGCACAAGCTGCATACGGTGTGCGAGGAAGCGTCCTGCCCCAACATCGGCGAGTGCTTCGGCCGCGGCACTGCGACCTTCATGATCATGGGCGACAAGTGCACGCGCCGCTGCCCGTTCTGCGACGTGGGCCACGGCCGGCCCGACCCGCTGGACCAGGATGAGCCCCTGAACCTGGCGCGCACCATCGCCGCGCTCAAGCTGAATTACGTGGTCATCACCAGCGTGGACCGCGATGACCTGCGCGACGGCGGCGCCGGCCACTTCGTCGAATGCATCCGCCAGGTGCGCGCGCTCTCGCCGGCCACGCGCATCGAGATCCTGACGCCGGACTTCCGCGGCCGCGACGACCGCGCGCTGGAAATCCTCAAGGCTGCGCCGCCGGACGTGATGAACCACAACCTGGAGACCGCGCCGCGCCTGTACAAGCAGGCCCGCCCCGGTTCGGACTACCAGTTCAGCCTGAACCTGCTCAAGAAATTCAAGGAACTGCACCCCGGCGTGCCGACCAAGAGCGGCCTGATGGTCGGCCTGGGCGAGACGGACGAGGAGATCCTGGAAGTGATGCGCGACATGCGCGCGCACGGCATCGACATGCTGACCATCGGCCAGTACCTGTCGCCCTCGGGCGCGCACCTGCCGGTGCGCCGCTACGTGCACCCGGATACTTTCAAGATGTTCGAGCGCGAGGCCTATGCCATGGGCTTTTCGCACGCCGCCGTGGGCGCCATGGTGCGGTCCAGCTACCACGCCGACCAGCAGGCGCACTCCGCAGGGGTTTGA
- the ptsP gene encoding phosphoenolpyruvate--protein phosphotransferase — MTFSIHGLAVARGIAIGRAVLAAASRMEVVHYFIEPEQVEAELARMRRARDAVTLELQRLQADMPQDAPQELAALLDVHILLLQDEVLISGVRQWVTERLYNAEWALTTQLEIIGRQFDEMEDDYLRERKADLEQVVERILRHMRGAHGGGPARLAAAAGAGSATPLVLVAYDLSPADMLQFKQSLFTGFVTGIGGKTSHTAIVARSMDIPAVVGARGVSQLVRQDDWIIIDGDAGVVIVDPSPMVLDEYRFRQRQIALERERLQRLRHTPSVTLDGQHVELLANIEQPQDAAAALAVGAVGVGLFRTEFLFMDRGGRLPGEEAQYQAYREAVEGMQGLPVIIRTVDVGADKPLDKGHRDSSLNPALGLRAIRWSLSDPGMFRTQLRAILRAAAHGQVRMMFPMLAHLAEIRQALAQVQLARAELDARGACYGPVQLGAMIEVPAAALMVRQFLAHFDFLSIGTNDLIQYALAIDRADEAVASLYDPLHPAVLRLVADVIAAGAQAGKPVCVCGEMAGDAEMTRLLLGLGLRSFSMHPAQLLSVKQEVLRADTRKLAAWTQEVLAADEPALLIAAASP, encoded by the coding sequence ATGACGTTTTCCATCCACGGTCTGGCCGTCGCGCGCGGCATCGCCATCGGCCGCGCGGTGCTGGCCGCCGCCAGCCGCATGGAGGTGGTGCACTACTTCATCGAGCCCGAGCAGGTCGAGGCCGAGCTGGCGCGCATGCGCCGCGCGCGCGATGCCGTCACGCTGGAGCTGCAGCGCCTGCAGGCCGACATGCCCCAGGATGCGCCGCAGGAGCTGGCGGCGCTGCTGGACGTGCACATCCTGCTGCTGCAGGACGAGGTGCTGATCAGCGGTGTGCGCCAGTGGGTCACCGAGCGGCTGTACAACGCCGAGTGGGCGCTGACCACGCAGCTGGAGATCATCGGCCGCCAGTTCGACGAAATGGAGGACGACTACCTGCGCGAGCGCAAGGCCGATCTGGAGCAGGTGGTCGAGCGCATCCTGCGGCACATGCGCGGCGCGCACGGCGGCGGCCCGGCGCGTCTGGCCGCGGCGGCCGGCGCGGGCAGCGCGACGCCGCTGGTGCTGGTGGCCTACGACCTGTCGCCGGCGGACATGCTGCAGTTCAAGCAAAGCCTGTTCACCGGCTTCGTCACCGGCATCGGTGGCAAGACCAGCCACACCGCCATCGTCGCGCGCAGCATGGACATCCCGGCGGTGGTCGGCGCGCGCGGCGTGAGCCAGCTGGTGCGCCAGGACGACTGGATCATCATCGACGGCGATGCCGGCGTGGTCATCGTCGACCCCTCGCCCATGGTGTTGGACGAATACCGCTTCCGCCAGCGCCAGATCGCGCTGGAGCGCGAGCGCCTGCAGCGCCTGCGGCACACGCCTTCGGTGACGCTGGACGGCCAGCACGTGGAGCTGCTGGCCAACATCGAGCAGCCGCAGGATGCGGCGGCCGCGCTGGCCGTGGGCGCTGTGGGCGTGGGCCTGTTTCGCACCGAATTCCTGTTCATGGACCGTGGCGGCCGCCTGCCCGGCGAGGAGGCGCAGTACCAGGCCTACCGCGAGGCGGTGGAGGGCATGCAGGGCCTGCCGGTCATCATCCGCACGGTGGACGTGGGCGCCGACAAGCCGCTGGACAAGGGCCACCGCGACAGCTCGCTGAATCCGGCCCTGGGCCTGCGGGCCATCCGCTGGAGCCTGTCCGATCCGGGCATGTTCCGCACCCAGCTGCGCGCCATCCTGCGCGCGGCGGCGCACGGCCAGGTGCGCATGATGTTTCCCATGCTGGCGCATCTGGCCGAGATCCGGCAGGCGCTGGCGCAGGTGCAGCTGGCGCGCGCCGAGCTGGACGCGCGCGGCGCCTGCTACGGGCCGGTGCAGCTGGGCGCGATGATCGAAGTGCCGGCGGCGGCGCTGATGGTGCGCCAGTTCCTGGCGCACTTCGACTTCCTGTCGATTGGCACCAACGACCTGATCCAGTACGCCCTGGCCATCGACCGCGCCGACGAGGCCGTGGCGTCCTTGTACGACCCGCTGCACCCGGCCGTGCTGCGCCTGGTGGCCGACGTGATCGCCGCCGGCGCGCAGGCCGGCAAACCGGTGTGCGTGTGCGGCGAGATGGCGGGCGACGCGGAGATGACGCGGCTCTTGCTGGGCCTGGGCTTGCGCAGCTTCTCCATGCACCCGGCGCAGCTGCTCTCGGTCAAGCAGGAGGTGCTGCGCGCCGATACGCGCAAGCTGGCCGCCTGGACACAGGAGGTGCTCGCAGCCGACGAGCCGGCGCTACTCATCGCCGCGGCATCGCCCTGA